The Fusobacterium sp. genomic interval TATAGTTACCAGAAAAATACCAGGCTCAACAAGTATATACAAAAAAGATAATCCAGAGCTTCAACTAATAGGAAAAGAAGATAGAATAAGAGAACTTTGTGGTATTAAAGGTGACTTGAAAGGAATATATGATAATGTAATTGTTGCTAAGCAAAATGAATTTATATCTTCTTTTAAGGAAAAGGATAATGAAAGAGAAAAGATATTTAATAAAGTATTTAATACTGATATATATAAAAAAATATATGAAGGATATTCAAGAGATGCAGTAAATAGATACGAAAAAGATATTGAAATAGAAAAAAACAGTATGGAAAATATAGCTGAAATAATGGAAGATCCTGCTGATATAAAAGAAAAATTAGAATTTGAAAGAGGAAAAGCAAAAGAATATAATTTGAGTTTAACTTTACTAAATGATGAGAAAAGTAAAGTAAAAGAATTTTTGAATTCATATAATTCTTTAAATCTAGAGATAGAAAAACTTACTGGTGAGATAAATGCTTTATCTGAAAATATAAGAAATAAGAATGAAGAATTAATCAAAGTAAGTGATTCTATAAAAGAAAGTGAAACTTCAGAAAAAATAGTAAAAGAAAATAGAGATAAATATGAAGAATACCAGAAATATTCTCAAGAAATAAATATATTAAAAATTAGGAAAAAAGAGTTGGAAAAAATAAAAGAAGAATGTCTTTTACATGAAAAAGAAATAAATTCATTAGAAAAATTAAATTCAGAAATTGATGGAGAAATAAAAGTTTTTGAAAATAAAAAAGAAAATAATGAATCACTGCTTTTGGAAAGAAATAATAAATTATTAGAAATAGAAAAAGAAATAGAGGATAAAAAGGCAAAGTCTTTTGAATATAAGTCTGAATTAAATAAAATAACACCTCTTTTAGTAAAACTCGAGGAATTTGAAAAAAAGCTTGAATCTGGAGAAAATAATATAAAAAACTTTGAGATAAAATTAGAGGAAAAACTGGAGGATATAAATAAAGAGAAAGAAAAAAGAAAATATTTAATGAGTGAAAATCTTGAAAGCCAGCTTTCTGAATTAGAGGAGCATGAAAAAAAGAAAAAGCTATTAGAGGATGAGATATTAAAAAAAGATTTACTGTTGAAAGAAAATGAAGAAGCTTTTGAAATGTTAAAAACTTCATATTGTCCATATTTAAAAGAACAGTGTAAAAATCTTGATGGAAAAAATATAGATGAATATTTTAAGGATAAAAGAGAGAAGTATATAAAAGAGATAGAAGATAAAAAAAATACTGTAAAAAAAATAGAGAATAAATTTATAAATAAAAATGGGATAATAGAAAAAATAATAAAATTAGATACTTTATCAAAAGAAATTAATGAAAAAGAAGTAGAATTTATTCAGGAAAAATTGAAGTTGGAAACTGGGAAATCAAAAGTAGAGAATGAAAAATTGAAACTAAAAAATTTTAAATTAGAAAATAGTATTGAAAGCAAAGAAAAACTATCTGAAATAAAGATAACACTTAAAACAAAAATTGAGAGCTTAGATTTATTAAAGTCTGAAGATATAAAAGGTGATCTTGAAAAAGAAATAGAAAACCTTAACAAAAATATAAATATAGAATTAAAAAATATAGAAGCAAAAAAAATAGAAATCAGAGAAAATATAAAAACTTTAGAAGAAAAAAGAAATTTTCTTAATGAAAATAAAATTTTTTCTAATGAATTGATAACTGTTAATGAAAATATTGATAAACTAGAAAAAAAGACAGATAATTTAGAAAAGAGCAGTAACCTTTATCTTGAAAATTACAAAAAAGCTATGGAAAAAAATCAATTAGAAAAAAATCTTGAAAATATAAAATTGATTATTGAAAATAATGAAATGAAATATAAAGAAAAAAGTGCTTTATTAGAGTTAAAAAGAAGAGATATAGAAAGTATGGATTTAGAAAAGTTTCAGGAAAAAGATAATAAAATTGTATCTGATATTGAAGAGATAAGAGAAAAATTAGGGGCAGTAAATAGTGAAGTAGAAACTTTAAAA includes:
- a CDS encoding AAA family ATPase; translated protein: MKINRIHLENYRIHDKLDVEFDSGINLLLGENGKGKSSILEAIGYALFDSELRGGNQREAIKYGKKSAKIEIEFTGIDGEDYIVTRKIPGSTSIYKKDNPELQLIGKEDRIRELCGIKGDLKGIYDNVIVAKQNEFISSFKEKDNEREKIFNKVFNTDIYKKIYEGYSRDAVNRYEKDIEIEKNSMENIAEIMEDPADIKEKLEFERGKAKEYNLSLTLLNDEKSKVKEFLNSYNSLNLEIEKLTGEINALSENIRNKNEELIKVSDSIKESETSEKIVKENRDKYEEYQKYSQEINILKIRKKELEKIKEECLLHEKEINSLEKLNSEIDGEIKVFENKKENNESLLLERNNKLLEIEKEIEDKKAKSFEYKSELNKITPLLVKLEEFEKKLESGENNIKNFEIKLEEKLEDINKEKEKRKYLMSENLESQLSELEEHEKKKKLLEDEILKKDLLLKENEEAFEMLKTSYCPYLKEQCKNLDGKNIDEYFKDKREKYIKEIEDKKNTVKKIENKFINKNGIIEKIIKLDTLSKEINEKEVEFIQEKLKLETGKSKVENEKLKLKNFKLENSIESKEKLSEIKITLKTKIESLDLLKSEDIKGDLEKEIENLNKNINIELKNIEAKKIEIRENIKTLEEKRNFLNENKIFSNELITVNENIDKLEKKTDNLEKSSNLYLENYKKAMEKNQLEKNLENIKLIIENNEMKYKEKSALLELKRRDIESMDLEKFQEKDNKIVSDIEEIREKLGAVNSEVETLKKKLEEIKKYEDLLKHKRKYLEKLNMKLELTKIFREKIKSMGKEVSKNMLKEIEILATENFRKITGRGEKIIWSNKEKNKYVVFLDGDRGELKFEQLSGGEQVAVAISIRGAMSELFTESKFSIFDEPTNNLDTERRRSLADSIGEILKNLEQSIIVTHDDTFREMAQKVIEL